One part of the Janthinobacterium sp. 17J80-10 genome encodes these proteins:
- a CDS encoding alpha/beta hydrolase: protein MSARHQPFTLAGGAGPLQCVLELPDADHYPAPRGIALVAHPHPLFGGAMDNKVTTTLARTFTGIGYVAVRMNFRGVGASAGVHDEGRGETDDMELLLNHVLAQYPGLPVALAGFSFGTLVQAQLQQRLAAQGRPAERLVLTGTAAGKWPVPEVPANTIVIHGEQDDTIPLSDVLDWARPQDLPVIVIPGCDHFFHRKLQHIKNFVVEMWHR from the coding sequence ATGAGCGCGCGCCATCAGCCGTTTACCCTGGCCGGTGGCGCCGGCCCGCTGCAATGCGTGCTGGAGCTGCCAGATGCAGATCATTATCCTGCCCCGCGCGGCATCGCGCTGGTCGCGCATCCGCATCCGCTGTTCGGCGGCGCCATGGATAACAAGGTGACCACCACGCTGGCGCGCACCTTCACCGGCATCGGCTATGTCGCCGTGCGCATGAACTTCCGTGGCGTCGGCGCCTCCGCCGGCGTGCATGACGAAGGCCGCGGCGAAACCGACGACATGGAATTGTTATTGAATCATGTGCTGGCGCAGTACCCGGGCTTGCCGGTGGCGCTGGCAGGTTTTTCCTTTGGCACACTGGTGCAGGCGCAATTGCAGCAGCGCCTCGCCGCCCAGGGCCGCCCGGCCGAACGGCTGGTCCTGACCGGCACTGCCGCCGGCAAGTGGCCAGTGCCCGAAGTCCCGGCCAATACCATTGTCATCCATGGCGAACAGGACGATACCATTCCGTTAAGTGACGTCCTCGACTGGGCCCGCCCGCAAGACTTGCCGGTGATCGTGATTCCCGGCTGCGACCATTTTTTCCACAGAAAATTGCAACATATCAAGAATTTCGTGGTCGAAATGTGGCACCGCTAG
- the lipB gene encoding lipoyl(octanoyl) transferase LipB — protein MLVRHLGLVDYAPSFAAMRAFTDGRDAETPDELWIVEHPPVYTLGLGADPAHVLNAHGIALVQTDRGGEVTYHGPGQAIAYLLLDLKRGRGGRLYARELVHAIEQAVIDTLAAYNLDGERKAGAPGIYVAQGPWQGAKIAALGLKVRASGCTYHGLALNVDMDLAPFSWINPCGYAGLKTVDMKTLGVAAPLAEVQSALTHNLLERLKG, from the coding sequence GTGCTGGTGCGCCATCTCGGCCTGGTTGACTATGCGCCAAGCTTTGCCGCCATGCGCGCCTTCACCGATGGGCGCGATGCCGAAACGCCCGACGAATTATGGATTGTCGAACATCCGCCGGTATATACGCTGGGCCTGGGTGCCGATCCGGCGCATGTCCTGAATGCCCACGGCATTGCACTGGTACAGACCGACCGCGGCGGCGAGGTGACGTATCACGGCCCCGGCCAGGCGATTGCCTACCTCCTGCTGGATCTGAAGCGCGGCCGCGGTGGCCGCCTGTATGCGCGCGAACTGGTGCACGCCATCGAACAAGCCGTCATCGATACCCTGGCGGCGTATAATCTCGATGGCGAACGCAAGGCGGGCGCGCCCGGCATCTATGTCGCCCAAGGCCCCTGGCAAGGCGCCAAGATTGCCGCGCTGGGCTTGAAGGTACGCGCCAGCGGCTGCACTTACCATGGACTGGCGCTGAACGTCGACATGGACCTGGCGCCTTTTTCCTGGATTAATCCCTGCGGCTATGCGGGATTGAAAACCGTGGACATGAAAACCCTGGGTGTTGCCGCGCCCCTGGCCGAAGTACAGTCAGCACTCACTCACAACCTACTGGAACGATTGAAAGGATAG
- a CDS encoding VanZ family protein, which translates to MSVTREHPPAASTFARVGLLMYLLLIVYASLFPFAGWRDNGILPYAFLFGPLPHYWTVFDALTNVVGYIPFGILVAFAAYPHVRSTWAILLALTAGVLLSGSMEAAQTFLPSRVSSNLDLYTNVAGSLAGGIAGVFLTPTFLEQSRFLSLRRHWFFDDAGRGLIVAGLWPLAQIYPQAYLFGHGQLSPILSEWISAWLDESFDLAAVLRAGIELTVEQYWLAETAITACGMTGAVLLLLVMLKPAAPRAPLALLLVAATLAFKTLANALLFNPANAFSWLTPGALGGLMFGGVMLFGLSFAPAVAQRRIAVLMLAVSLLFVNLLPGNPYFAATLQSWVQGKFLNFNGAAQFLSLMWPAFALWFLLHPTHRMKRK; encoded by the coding sequence ATGTCTGTCACCCGGGAGCATCCGCCAGCAGCCTCGACCTTCGCCCGGGTCGGCCTGCTGATGTATCTCCTCTTGATCGTCTATGCCAGCCTGTTTCCGTTTGCCGGCTGGCGCGACAACGGCATCCTGCCCTACGCATTTCTATTTGGCCCGCTGCCGCATTACTGGACAGTGTTCGATGCCCTGACCAATGTCGTCGGCTACATTCCCTTCGGCATCCTGGTTGCCTTTGCCGCCTATCCGCATGTACGCAGCACCTGGGCCATCTTGCTGGCGCTGACCGCCGGCGTGCTGCTGTCGGGCTCGATGGAAGCGGCGCAGACCTTCCTGCCCTCGCGGGTGTCGTCCAACCTCGACCTCTATACCAACGTTGCCGGGAGTCTGGCCGGCGGCATCGCCGGTGTATTCCTGACCCCGACCTTTCTCGAGCAAAGCCGGTTTTTAAGCCTGCGCCGGCACTGGTTCTTTGATGACGCCGGTCGGGGCCTGATCGTTGCCGGGCTCTGGCCGCTGGCGCAAATCTATCCGCAGGCCTACCTGTTTGGCCACGGCCAGCTCTCGCCCATCCTGTCGGAATGGATCAGCGCATGGCTGGACGAATCCTTCGACCTGGCCGCCGTGCTGCGCGCCGGCATCGAGCTCACGGTCGAGCAATACTGGCTGGCAGAGACGGCGATTACGGCTTGCGGCATGACTGGCGCAGTGCTGCTGCTGCTGGTGATGCTCAAGCCAGCGGCGCCGCGCGCGCCGCTGGCGCTGCTGCTGGTGGCGGCGACGCTGGCTTTCAAGACACTCGCCAATGCCCTGCTGTTCAACCCGGCCAACGCTTTCAGCTGGCTGACGCCGGGCGCACTGGGCGGCCTGATGTTCGGCGGCGTCATGCTGTTCGGCTTGTCCTTTGCGCCGGCGGTGGCGCAACGGCGCATTGCCGTGCTGATGCTGGCGGTGAGCCTGTTGTTCGTCAATCTCTTGCCGGGCAATCCGTATTTCGCCGCCACCCTGCAAAGCTGGGTACAGGGGAAATTCCTCAATTTTAACGGCGCCGCACAATTCCTCTCCCTGATGTGGCCAGCCTTTGCGCTCTGGTTCCTGCTGCATCCCACGCACCGCATGAAACGCAAGTGA
- a CDS encoding acyltransferase family protein, which produces MTTAQRFHSLDNLRAIMMWLGVVLHVAVNHMVGISPLPWRDPETTPAANLAMAVIHTFRMPVFFILAGFFVALLVARRDYGGMLKHRLRRIGLPFLVFWPLVYIGTGALIMQYLALMPLDAEGQPPQLPDGPLLNTMHLWFLYYLLWFCALTALCCLAARHIPARARDRIAATWYFLASRWWGFLVLTLPLAATGAFYWNGIVAPDGSLLPRATELIHNGLFFVFGYYLYRQQDRLLASYMQHCWRYLAAGLAFFIVAMGVYDVLLKQAHAAPYAWAGMAFLYHCASWLWSFALIGLFMRYLPAQNRFLAYIADSSYWVYLVHMTATVGFGVLLYDAPYGALTKMAINMAATTTVCLLSYHLLVRYTPIGTLLNGRRHALPFSRRTLAVLGTLLVIGGVTLTQIKFDANQLPTRRSAPAAIAVPDDIGRLLRELGHAYASPDANAVAQLLSKDFLHQGMDRTAFLAHLKKNRQHLGKVDVRPVEFRTYPDHVEVSAYGFSEKGVLAPDLQLLPLQAGSTLVREAGQWKLRGNQKYEEASLYQRAAHVVADFTPRDLDTYRRHLPAGYTLPERPYVRVSVADWQGMGAPQSPYRMAQLSILASKDGENIWHILAMPESDWLAVESGKAIGFPKFLADIDIRRSIARQWHIALRRDGAPLADIGFEGVITRKSSTYRDDWPKNGDDWLVLGKDGAENKAVITPPAFPKRASSGYGWMTVNPQASPWKELLAPASRALAMSFDTEGTHKLHMYPRANVPVPAEIRQLLDANGAAWAGNDLEAALALHHPAFRVTNQKDLAAMRKLFPHTRRYEWQVKELRQDGDFAHIRGEVQTEAGAIPARARLHKADGRWVFYGDGGSWQEQRHLQPAASATAAHEFDEYFREQAQEVRATGDDLHFENEAGKLGMFGTPGNAVFKPAGQGPFPALVLLPDCGGRIGDRMRKRVEAGLAQGYAVMVLDSMRGHLTNCVAPLKVSMARRLKDAYDALDYLSKVPQVDPQRITVAGFSQGGTIALMLASKKSSDPYTAQQRYAASVAWYPLCYMSARYAKRELDFLRPDIDTPLLLLMGGEDSYTPAYDCVPHLQELQAGGAPVEWYVFPQAVHGWDLAEVSGRSTMTFRGDRMTFSFDAAATQEAQERTFAFMKRHLAREPQQQADAAKTAR; this is translated from the coding sequence ATGACCACGGCACAACGTTTCCATTCGCTCGACAACCTGCGGGCGATCATGATGTGGCTCGGCGTTGTGCTGCATGTCGCCGTCAATCACATGGTCGGCATATCCCCGCTGCCCTGGCGCGATCCGGAAACCACGCCCGCGGCCAACCTGGCGATGGCCGTCATCCACACTTTCCGCATGCCGGTGTTTTTCATCCTGGCAGGCTTTTTTGTCGCGCTGCTGGTGGCGCGGCGCGACTACGGCGGCATGCTCAAGCACCGCCTGCGCCGCATCGGCCTGCCCTTTCTGGTGTTCTGGCCATTGGTCTACATCGGCACCGGCGCCCTCATCATGCAGTATCTGGCCTTGATGCCGCTCGACGCCGAGGGCCAGCCGCCGCAGCTTCCCGATGGCCCGCTGCTCAATACCATGCATTTGTGGTTCTTGTATTACCTGCTGTGGTTTTGCGCCCTCACCGCCCTGTGCTGCCTGGCAGCGCGGCATATCCCCGCCCGCGCAAGAGACCGCATCGCCGCGACGTGGTACTTCCTGGCATCGCGCTGGTGGGGGTTTCTGGTTTTGACGCTGCCGCTGGCGGCAACCGGCGCATTTTACTGGAATGGCATCGTCGCGCCGGACGGCTCCCTGCTGCCGCGCGCCACCGAGCTGATCCACAACGGCCTGTTCTTCGTCTTCGGCTACTACCTGTACCGGCAACAGGACAGGCTGCTGGCATCGTATATGCAGCATTGCTGGCGCTACCTGGCGGCAGGACTGGCTTTCTTCATTGTCGCCATGGGCGTCTACGATGTCCTGCTCAAGCAAGCGCATGCGGCACCCTACGCCTGGGCCGGAATGGCCTTCCTGTATCACTGTGCCAGCTGGCTGTGGAGTTTCGCCCTGATCGGCCTGTTCATGCGCTACCTGCCGGCGCAAAACCGCTTCCTGGCCTATATTGCAGACAGTTCGTACTGGGTGTATCTGGTGCACATGACGGCCACGGTCGGCTTTGGCGTGCTGCTGTACGACGCGCCGTATGGCGCCCTGACCAAGATGGCCATCAACATGGCAGCCACAACGACAGTGTGCCTGCTGAGCTACCATCTCCTGGTACGCTACACGCCGATAGGGACCTTGCTGAATGGCCGTCGGCATGCCTTGCCTTTCAGCCGGCGCACGCTGGCGGTGCTCGGCACGCTGCTCGTCATTGGCGGCGTAACTTTGACGCAAATAAAATTCGATGCAAATCAATTGCCGACCCGCCGCAGCGCCCCGGCGGCAATTGCCGTGCCGGACGACATCGGCCGGTTGCTGCGCGAGCTTGGCCATGCCTACGCCAGTCCGGATGCCAACGCAGTGGCGCAATTGCTGTCAAAGGACTTTCTTCACCAGGGCATGGATCGCACAGCGTTTCTCGCCCACCTGAAAAAAAACCGGCAGCACCTGGGCAAAGTTGATGTTAGGCCAGTCGAGTTCCGCACCTATCCCGACCATGTGGAAGTGAGCGCCTATGGCTTTTCCGAGAAAGGCGTACTGGCGCCGGACTTGCAGTTGCTGCCGTTGCAGGCGGGGTCAACACTGGTGCGGGAAGCGGGCCAGTGGAAATTGCGAGGCAACCAGAAATACGAGGAAGCCAGCCTGTACCAGCGGGCAGCGCATGTCGTGGCCGATTTCACGCCGCGCGACCTGGATACGTACCGGCGCCACCTGCCAGCAGGGTACACCCTGCCTGAGCGTCCCTACGTGAGGGTGTCGGTCGCCGACTGGCAAGGCATGGGCGCGCCGCAAAGCCCTTACAGGATGGCGCAGCTGAGCATACTGGCGAGCAAGGATGGGGAAAACATCTGGCACATCCTCGCCATGCCGGAATCCGACTGGCTGGCGGTGGAATCAGGCAAGGCCATCGGCTTTCCCAAATTTCTTGCAGATATCGATATTCGCCGCAGCATCGCCCGGCAGTGGCACATCGCCTTGCGGCGTGATGGCGCGCCGCTTGCCGATATCGGATTTGAAGGCGTGATCACCAGAAAGTCCTCGACCTATCGCGATGACTGGCCAAAAAATGGCGACGACTGGCTCGTCCTGGGCAAGGATGGCGCTGAAAACAAGGCAGTCATCACCCCGCCCGCGTTTCCCAAGCGTGCCAGCAGCGGCTATGGCTGGATGACTGTCAACCCGCAGGCCAGTCCCTGGAAGGAACTGCTCGCCCCAGCCAGCCGCGCGCTGGCGATGTCTTTCGACACCGAGGGTACGCACAAGCTGCACATGTATCCCAGGGCCAATGTCCCTGTTCCGGCGGAGATCCGGCAACTGCTGGATGCCAATGGCGCCGCCTGGGCCGGCAATGATTTGGAAGCCGCGCTCGCGCTGCACCATCCCGCCTTTCGGGTAACCAACCAAAAGGATCTTGCTGCCATGCGCAAATTGTTTCCACATACGCGGCGCTACGAGTGGCAAGTCAAGGAACTGCGCCAAGACGGCGACTTTGCCCATATCCGCGGCGAAGTCCAGACAGAGGCCGGTGCCATCCCGGCGCGCGCTCGCCTGCACAAGGCAGATGGCCGCTGGGTATTCTATGGCGATGGCGGATCCTGGCAGGAGCAGCGGCATCTGCAGCCAGCGGCAAGCGCGACTGCAGCCCATGAGTTCGACGAATACTTCCGGGAGCAGGCGCAGGAAGTGCGGGCCACCGGAGACGATTTGCACTTCGAAAACGAGGCGGGCAAACTGGGCATGTTCGGCACACCGGGCAACGCGGTGTTCAAGCCGGCCGGGCAAGGGCCTTTCCCGGCGCTGGTGCTGCTGCCGGATTGCGGCGGCAGAATCGGCGACAGGATGCGCAAGCGGGTCGAGGCCGGCCTTGCGCAAGGCTATGCGGTGATGGTGCTGGACAGCATGCGCGGCCATCTCACCAACTGCGTTGCGCCCCTGAAGGTTTCCATGGCACGGCGCCTCAAGGACGCCTACGATGCGCTCGACTATTTGAGCAAGGTCCCGCAAGTCGATCCGCAGCGCATTACCGTCGCAGGATTTTCCCAGGGCGGCACGATCGCGCTGATGCTGGCCTCTAAAAAGTCTTCTGATCCGTATACGGCCCAACAACGCTATGCCGCCAGTGTCGCCTGGTATCCCTTATGCTATATGTCAGCCCGCTATGCCAAGCGGGAACTCGACTTCCTGCGGCCCGACATCGATACGCCGTTGCTATTGCTGATGGGTGGCGAAGACAGCTACACGCCGGCCTATGACTGCGTGCCTCATCTGCAGGAATTGCAAGCCGGCGGCGCGCCAGTTGAATGGTATGTCTTTCCACAGGCTGTGCATGGCTGGGATCTTGCCGAAGTCAGCGGCAGGTCGACCATGACTTTCCGTGGCGACCGCATGACCTTCAGCTTCGACGCTGCCGCCACCCAGGAAGCGCAGGAACGGACGTTTGCATTCATGAAGCGGCACCTGGCGCGTGAACCACAGCAGCAGGCCGATGCGGCAAAAACAGCGCGGTGA
- a CDS encoding D-alanyl-D-alanine carboxypeptidase family protein, translating into MKKLFAACAASLLFAAPSFAQSLPAPTLAAKSWLLLDATSNQVVATHEPDLRIEPASLTKIMTAYLAFAAIRDKRLDLNQSINVSVRAWKVDPSSSKMFIDPATPVKINDLLYGLIVQSGNDAAVALAEAVSGTEETFVALMNQEAQKMGMKSTRFANAHGLPSPDNYSTARDLSILATRLINDFPELYKIYSTKSYTYNKITQPNRNRLLWLDPSVDGMKTGHTEAAGYSLISTAKRPGVGGDRRLVSIMIGTTSDQMRAQESQKILNWGFQNFDTVKLYAKGQAVDTPQVWKGSKNQLKIGFNHDVYVTVPKGAAAKMKPVLERKDPLVAPIDLNAQVATLKMVVDGKPVAELPVLALEQISQAGIFGRAWDAMRLWLQ; encoded by the coding sequence ATGAAAAAACTATTTGCGGCCTGCGCCGCCAGCCTGCTATTTGCTGCCCCCTCCTTCGCCCAAAGCCTGCCGGCACCGACCCTGGCCGCCAAGTCCTGGCTGCTGCTCGACGCCACCAGCAACCAGGTCGTCGCCACCCATGAACCGGATTTGCGCATCGAGCCCGCATCGCTGACCAAGATCATGACGGCCTACCTGGCATTCGCCGCGATCCGCGACAAGCGGCTCGACCTGAACCAGAGCATAAACGTGTCGGTGCGCGCCTGGAAAGTCGATCCGAGCAGCTCGAAAATGTTCATCGACCCGGCCACGCCCGTGAAGATCAACGACCTGCTGTATGGCTTGATCGTCCAGTCCGGCAACGACGCCGCCGTCGCCCTGGCGGAGGCAGTCTCCGGAACCGAAGAAACCTTCGTTGCCCTGATGAACCAGGAAGCGCAGAAGATGGGCATGAAATCGACTCGCTTTGCCAACGCGCACGGCCTGCCGAGCCCCGACAATTATTCGACCGCGCGCGACCTGTCGATCCTGGCCACGCGCCTGATCAATGACTTCCCCGAGCTCTACAAGATTTACTCGACCAAGAGTTATACCTATAACAAGATTACCCAACCCAACCGCAACCGCCTGCTGTGGCTCGACCCGTCCGTCGACGGCATGAAGACCGGCCATACCGAAGCCGCCGGCTACAGCCTGATTTCCACGGCCAAGCGCCCGGGCGTGGGCGGCGACCGCCGCCTGGTCTCGATCATGATCGGCACCACTTCCGACCAGATGCGCGCGCAGGAAAGCCAGAAGATCCTCAACTGGGGTTTCCAGAACTTCGACACCGTCAAGCTGTACGCCAAGGGCCAGGCGGTGGATACGCCGCAAGTCTGGAAAGGGTCGAAAAACCAGCTGAAAATCGGCTTTAACCACGACGTCTATGTGACGGTACCCAAGGGCGCCGCCGCCAAGATGAAGCCGGTACTGGAACGCAAGGACCCGCTGGTGGCACCAATCGACCTGAATGCCCAGGTCGCGACCCTGAAAATGGTGGTCGATGGCAAGCCGGTCGCCGAGTTGCCGGTGCTCGCGCTGGAACAAATCAGCCAGGCCGGCATATTCGGCCGTGCATGGGATGCCATGCGCCTGTGGCTGCAGTAA
- a CDS encoding DUF493 family protein: protein MPQPTDSLIEYPSDFPIKIMGAMQDAFAQTMVEVVTLHDPSFHAGKMEMRPSSKGNYLALTVTVRATSREQLDNLYRALSSHPMVKVVL, encoded by the coding sequence ATGCCGCAGCCAACCGACAGCCTGATCGAGTACCCGAGCGACTTCCCCATCAAGATCATGGGCGCAATGCAAGATGCCTTTGCCCAGACCATGGTGGAAGTCGTCACCCTGCACGACCCGAGTTTCCACGCCGGCAAAATGGAAATGCGCCCTTCCTCGAAGGGCAATTACCTTGCGCTGACTGTGACCGTGCGCGCCACCAGCCGTGAACAGCTCGACAACCTCTACCGCGCACTGTCCTCGCACCCGATGGTCAAGGTGGTGCTGTAG
- a CDS encoding ABC-type transport auxiliary lipoprotein family protein codes for MPIAPAMKKTFVRHLFLPFLCGALLLAGCTVQSGRQSPANLYDLGPLPTLGPAAATAPAAQRPIAVSVAEITPAAWLDSPLMFYRLLYADAQQPRAYAQQRWIMQPADLFGQRLKARIVQAGGVAVSAVDGASNLALLKIEADDFTHVFESPEKSYGSIALRATLYHGRTLVAQKNFAVRQPAASNDAAGAARALAGASDAAIADMLAWLATQPLKR; via the coding sequence ATGCCCATTGCGCCCGCCATGAAAAAAACCTTCGTACGCCACCTCTTTTTGCCATTCCTGTGCGGCGCTTTGCTGCTTGCCGGCTGCACCGTGCAAAGCGGCCGCCAGTCGCCGGCCAACCTGTACGACCTTGGCCCCCTGCCCACCCTTGGCCCTGCCGCCGCCACGGCACCGGCGGCGCAGCGGCCGATTGCCGTCAGCGTGGCCGAAATCACGCCTGCGGCCTGGCTCGACAGCCCGCTGATGTTTTACCGTCTGCTGTATGCAGATGCCCAGCAACCGCGCGCCTATGCGCAGCAGCGCTGGATCATGCAGCCGGCCGACCTGTTTGGCCAGCGCCTGAAGGCACGCATCGTCCAGGCGGGTGGCGTGGCAGTGTCCGCTGTCGATGGCGCCAGCAACCTCGCGCTACTGAAAATCGAGGCGGACGATTTTACCCACGTGTTCGAGTCGCCAGAGAAGAGTTACGGCAGCATCGCGCTGCGCGCCACGCTCTATCACGGCCGCACGCTGGTGGCGCAAAAGAATTTTGCCGTGCGCCAGCCGGCGGCGAGCAACGACGCTGCCGGCGCCGCCCGTGCGCTGGCCGGCGCCAGCGATGCCGCAATCGCCGACATGCTGGCATGGCTGGCTACCCAGCCCCTGAAGCGCTGA
- a CDS encoding NAD(P)H-dependent oxidoreductase subunit E: MSDKPYYQHHVFFCLNHREEGRPCCFDKGAQQAQEHAKRRIKDLGLSGEGQVRINKAGCLDRCEEGPVLVVYPEGTWYTYVDTHDIDEIIDEHLVGGKVVERLKI, encoded by the coding sequence ATGAGCGACAAACCGTATTATCAGCACCACGTATTCTTTTGCCTGAACCATCGCGAGGAAGGCCGTCCATGCTGCTTTGACAAGGGCGCCCAGCAGGCGCAGGAGCATGCCAAGCGCCGCATCAAGGACTTGGGCCTGTCAGGCGAGGGGCAGGTGCGCATCAACAAGGCAGGGTGCCTCGACCGCTGCGAGGAAGGTCCGGTCCTAGTGGTCTACCCGGAAGGCACCTGGTACACCTATGTCGACACCCACGACATCGATGAAATCATTGACGAACACCTCGTCGGCGGCAAGGTCGTCGAGCGCCTGAAGATATGA
- the lipA gene encoding lipoyl synthase, protein MDSNPSNANDKNDAQAAPAYNPNEKQKGAGKTARIPIKIVPAERLPKPDWIRVKAGSPTTRFYEIKDILRANKLVTVCEEASCPNIGECFGKGTATFMIMGDKCTRRCPFCDVGHGRPDPLDVNEPENLAKTIAALKLNYVVITSVDRDDLRDGGAGHFAECIRRVRELSPNTRIEILTPDFRGRMDRALEILKAAPPDVMNHNLETVPRLYKEARPGSDYEYSLNLLKRFKELHPEIPTKSGIMVGLGETDDEILQVMRDLRTHGVDMLTIGQYLMPSGDHLPVRRYVHPDTFKMFEDEAYKMGFVHAAVGAMVRSSYHADQQAHGAGVTMEK, encoded by the coding sequence ATGGACAGCAATCCGAGCAACGCAAACGACAAGAACGACGCGCAAGCCGCGCCCGCCTACAACCCGAACGAGAAGCAAAAAGGCGCCGGCAAGACCGCGCGCATCCCGATCAAGATCGTGCCGGCAGAACGCCTGCCGAAACCCGACTGGATCCGCGTCAAGGCAGGGTCGCCGACCACGCGCTTCTATGAAATCAAGGATATCCTGCGCGCCAACAAGCTGGTGACAGTGTGCGAGGAAGCCTCCTGCCCCAACATCGGCGAATGCTTCGGCAAGGGCACGGCGACCTTCATGATCATGGGAGACAAGTGTACCCGGCGCTGCCCTTTCTGCGACGTCGGCCATGGCCGCCCGGATCCGCTCGACGTCAACGAGCCGGAAAACCTGGCCAAGACGATTGCGGCCCTGAAGCTCAATTACGTCGTCATCACGTCGGTGGATCGGGACGACTTGCGCGATGGCGGCGCCGGCCACTTCGCCGAATGCATCCGCCGCGTGCGCGAACTGTCGCCGAACACTCGCATCGAGATCCTGACGCCGGATTTTCGCGGCCGCATGGACCGCGCCCTGGAAATCCTCAAGGCAGCACCGCCGGATGTGATGAACCATAACCTGGAAACCGTGCCGCGCCTGTACAAGGAAGCGCGCCCCGGTTCGGATTACGAATACTCGCTGAACCTGCTCAAGCGTTTCAAGGAACTGCATCCGGAAATCCCGACAAAGTCGGGCATCATGGTGGGTCTCGGCGAGACCGACGACGAAATCCTGCAAGTCATGCGCGACCTGCGCACGCACGGCGTCGACATGCTGACCATCGGCCAGTACCTGATGCCGTCAGGAGACCATTTGCCGGTGCGCCGCTATGTGCATCCGGATACCTTCAAGATGTTCGAAGATGAAGCCTACAAGATGGGCTTCGTGCATGCGGCTGTAGGCGCGATGGTGCGTTCGAGCTACCACGCAGACCAGCAGGCGCATGGCGCCGGGGTGACGATGGAAAAATAA